CTCCCGCGCCGCTGCCGTCATTCACATGCGGATTAGCGGACCCTTGGCCATCCTTCAAGCTGCATTGGCCCGACGACGGCAAAGCATGCACGTCATGGTTTCTGGCGCTGGTCAGCGCCGCCATTCTCACACTTCGCGCATTCTCAATCCAGTGCCGCACAAAGGCAATTGACAATTCATAATTATGTATTTCTAATTGCCACACAAGCGAAGGGGACGTTTCAACGAGCCTAATGACGAAGGGGCGGATTGCCGGGAGTGGATAGGGAGGCGCGCTAGCGAGGCGTGTGGCGCCCCATATCGGTGGCGCGAGCACGAGCGAGGAAGCCCGGTGGTCCTGCCGGCCATTTCCCGCACCTGAATCCATAACCGCATCAACAATCCCAAGACAGCTGAGAGCTGATCAACACGGTGACCCGATGAGCGGCTGCCGTGATGGAAGAGTCTTGCGCAGCCCAGAAGGGTTTCCGACCTGCCCCGTGCCGGGCGGTCTGAACAGGGGAGAGGATCATGTCAGGTTATCTCGTCGCTAATCGCCGTCAGTTCGGCAAGCTTGCAGCCGGGCTAGCTCTGAGCACGGCCTTGCCAGGTCTCGGCGTTGCCGCCACTGGCGAGCCATTCAAGCTCGGGGCGCTCAACTCGATCACCGGTGCGGGCGGTGTCTATGGCCCGGGGATGCTCGAGGCCATCCAAATCGCGGTTGCCGAAGTGAACAATGCGGGCGGCGCTGCCGGCCGGCCGTTCCAGGTCTTCGCCGAGGACGACCAGACCAAGCCGGATGCCGCCGTGCTCGCGGTGAAGAAGCTGGTCGACATCACCCGGGTCGAGGCGGTGGTCGGCATCTGGTCATCGTCGGTACAGCTTGCGACCCTGCCGATCACCAATGCCGCGGAAATCCTGTCATTGAACACCTGCGGGGCACCGGAGATCGAGACCGAGGACAAGCTGGACCTGGTCTGGCAGTTCTATGCGTCCAATGCCATCATCGGCAGGGCCTTCGCGCAAATCGCGCGAGCCCGCGGCTTCAAGCGGCCAGGCATCCTGGCCTACAACAACTCCACCATGCTGGCCCAGGCGAACTACTTTAAGAAGGCCTGGGAGGACGGCGGCGGAGAGATCGCCGAGTTCGTGGTCTATGAGCCGAACCAGACCAGCTACCGCACAGAACTCGACCGTGTGCTCTCCAAGAACCCCGACATCGTCAGCCTGAGCTCCTATTCGCCCGATGTCACCATCCTTTTAAAGGAATGGTACCAGACCGGGCAGGAGTGCAAGTTCATCGCGCCGGGCTATTCGGTGACCCAGGCCGTGGGCGACACGCTCGGGCCGGACATCACCTCCGGCATCATCACGGTGTCCAACGTGCCGGCAAGCGCCAACGAGGCTTATCAGGTGTTTGTCGACGCGTTCAAGGCAAAGACCGGCAGGGAGCCGGAGATGTTCGCGGCGGCAGCCTATGACATGGTGATCACCCTGGCGCTGGCCATGGAGCTTGCGGGCCCGGATGCCAAATCGCCCGAGATTGCCAGCAAGATCCGCTCTGTGACCAACGCGCCGGGCACCAAGGTGAGCACCTTTGTTGAAGGTCGCGACCTGATCAAGAAGGGCGAGGAGATCGATTATGAGGGCGCTTCATCCTCGCTGGAATTCGGCTCTTTCGGCAATACCACGCCTGATTTCGGCGTGTTCGAATTCGTCGACGGCAAAGTCGTCCTGAAAGACGTCATGAAGCTTGAAGCGTAAGGGGCGATCGGGCGACCGGCCATGGAGTTCGTTCCCATTGCGAACGCGGCGATCAACGGCGCGGTGGTCGGGCTACTGCTCGCGCTGCCCGCGCTAGCGGTAACGCTGGTGTTCGGCATTGCGCGGTTCCCGAACGCCGCCACCGGCGACTACATGACCTTCGGGGCGTATACGGCCGTTGCGGCGCAAGCGGCACTGTCCGCACCGTTGATCGTGAGCGCCGCCGCGGCGTCGCTCGCCACCGCCCTGCTGGCATTGTTCTTCTATGGATGGGTGTTCCGGGCGCTTGCTTCCCGTTCTCCAGTGGCGAGCCTCATCGTCTCCATCGGCATTGCCTTCGTGGTCCGCAGCTCCATCACCTTCTTCGCAGGCCAGTCACAATACAATATCGACGCGCCATTGGTGCGGGCGTGGAACTTCAACG
The sequence above is drawn from the Rhodoligotrophos defluvii genome and encodes:
- a CDS encoding ABC transporter substrate-binding protein; translated protein: MSGYLVANRRQFGKLAAGLALSTALPGLGVAATGEPFKLGALNSITGAGGVYGPGMLEAIQIAVAEVNNAGGAAGRPFQVFAEDDQTKPDAAVLAVKKLVDITRVEAVVGIWSSSVQLATLPITNAAEILSLNTCGAPEIETEDKLDLVWQFYASNAIIGRAFAQIARARGFKRPGILAYNNSTMLAQANYFKKAWEDGGGEIAEFVVYEPNQTSYRTELDRVLSKNPDIVSLSSYSPDVTILLKEWYQTGQECKFIAPGYSVTQAVGDTLGPDITSGIITVSNVPASANEAYQVFVDAFKAKTGREPEMFAAAAYDMVITLALAMELAGPDAKSPEIASKIRSVTNAPGTKVSTFVEGRDLIKKGEEIDYEGASSSLEFGSFGNTTPDFGVFEFVDGKVVLKDVMKLEA